The following proteins are encoded in a genomic region of Streptomyces sp. SLBN-31:
- a CDS encoding DUF1330 domain-containing protein, with protein sequence MPKAYWVSVYRTISDPEKLAAYDKLAAPAVKAGGGRTFVRGGRVVTYDAGIAERTILIEFDSFEQAVAARESAAYQEALVALSDGVERDFRIVEGID encoded by the coding sequence ATGCCCAAGGCGTATTGGGTCAGCGTCTACCGCACCATTTCGGACCCCGAGAAGCTGGCTGCTTACGACAAGCTGGCCGCTCCGGCCGTCAAGGCCGGGGGCGGTCGGACCTTCGTCCGTGGCGGTCGGGTCGTGACGTATGACGCCGGAATCGCCGAACGCACCATCCTGATCGAGTTCGACAGCTTCGAGCAGGCCGTCGCGGCACGCGAGAGTGCGGCCTACCAGGAGGCGCTGGTCGCCCTCTCCGACGGCGTCGAGCGCGACTTCCGCATCGTCGAAGGCATCGACTGA
- a CDS encoding glycerol-3-phosphate dehydrogenase/oxidase, translated as MSHTEAAPGSSLSAHRRRRELTEAADGRTVDVLVVGLGATGAGATLDAAARGLDVVAVDAHDLAFGTSRWSSKLIHGGLRYLASAQFDVAHESAVERGVLMTRTAPHLVAAQPFMLPLTPLVSRGQASLAWAGLRAGDMLRLAARTPRPVLPAPRRLSATEARHLAPAVRAAGLRGGLLSWDGKVTDDAALVTALARTAAAHGARVLTRVRALELTGTGARVRDELTGEEGEIRARAVINATGVWAGTLADGIRIRPSRGTHLVLRSQQLGALPAGLHIPVPGETNRFVLVLPQGDGRVYVGLTDEPVEGAIPDVPEVPETDIGFLLDVLGSALDVPVGRDEVVGAFAGLRPLLDTSTGGSPDHTSDISRRHAVLTSPDGVTIVVGGKLTTYRRMAQDAVDTAVAARGLRATPSPTATLPMTGAASPERLRALPVPRRLVRRYGTEAVAVHALATHDPTLAEPVLPGHPVTRAELLWAVRHEGALDESDLLDRRTRIGVVPEDRAQALPVAREILGKAAAVHP; from the coding sequence ATGAGCCACACCGAGGCCGCGCCCGGCTCGTCCCTGAGCGCACACCGGCGCCGCCGGGAACTGACCGAGGCCGCGGACGGCCGGACGGTCGACGTCCTGGTCGTCGGGCTCGGCGCCACCGGGGCCGGCGCCACCCTGGACGCGGCGGCCCGCGGCCTGGACGTCGTCGCGGTGGACGCCCACGACCTGGCCTTCGGCACCTCGCGCTGGAGCTCGAAGCTCATCCACGGGGGGCTGCGCTACCTGGCCTCCGCGCAGTTCGACGTCGCCCACGAAAGCGCGGTCGAACGCGGGGTGCTGATGACCCGGACGGCCCCCCACCTGGTGGCCGCCCAGCCGTTCATGCTGCCGCTGACCCCGCTGGTGTCCCGGGGCCAGGCCTCGCTGGCCTGGGCCGGGCTGCGAGCCGGGGACATGCTGCGGCTGGCCGCCCGGACCCCGCGCCCGGTACTGCCCGCGCCGCGCCGGCTGTCCGCGACGGAGGCCCGGCACCTGGCGCCCGCGGTCCGCGCGGCCGGCCTGCGCGGCGGACTGCTGTCCTGGGACGGCAAGGTGACCGACGACGCGGCGCTGGTGACGGCCCTGGCCAGGACGGCCGCCGCGCACGGCGCCCGGGTACTGACACGGGTGCGCGCACTGGAACTGACCGGCACCGGCGCCCGCGTCCGCGACGAACTCACCGGCGAGGAGGGCGAGATCAGAGCCCGTGCCGTGATCAACGCCACCGGGGTGTGGGCGGGCACCCTCGCCGACGGCATCCGCATCCGGCCGTCCCGCGGCACCCACCTGGTCCTGCGCTCACAGCAACTCGGAGCCCTGCCGGCCGGCCTGCACATCCCGGTCCCCGGCGAGACCAACCGCTTCGTGCTGGTCCTGCCACAGGGGGACGGCCGGGTGTACGTCGGCCTCACCGACGAGCCGGTCGAGGGCGCCATACCGGACGTGCCGGAGGTGCCCGAGACCGACATCGGCTTCCTGCTGGACGTACTGGGCTCGGCCCTGGACGTGCCGGTCGGCCGGGACGAGGTGGTCGGCGCCTTCGCCGGCCTGCGCCCGCTGCTCGACACCTCCACCGGCGGCTCCCCGGACCACACCTCCGACATCTCCCGCCGACACGCCGTACTGACCTCGCCCGACGGGGTCACCATCGTGGTCGGCGGCAAGCTCACCACCTACCGGCGGATGGCACAGGACGCCGTGGACACCGCCGTCGCGGCCCGGGGCCTGCGCGCCACCCCCTCCCCCACCGCCACACTGCCGATGACCGGTGCCGCCTCCCCCGAGCGGCTGCGCGCACTACCCGTTCCCCGCCGCCTGGTCCGCCGGTACGGCACCGAGGCCGTGGCGGTCCACGCCCTCGCCACCCACGACCCCACGCTGGCCGAGCCGGTGCTCCCCGGCCACCCCGTCACCCGCGCCGAACTCCTCTGGGCCGTCCGCCACGAGGGCGCCCTGGACGAGTCCGACCTCCTGGACCGCCGCACCCGCATCGGCGTCGTACCAGAGGACCGCGCGCAGGCGCTCCCCGTCGCCCGCGAGATCCTCGGGAAGGCGGCAGCGGTACACCCCTGA
- a CDS encoding TetR/AcrR family transcriptional regulator, which produces MTPIRHNGSGGGSDNDAVLDAVRDCVLAVGVRRTTLADVARRAGVSRMTLYRRWPDLRTLVGDLMTREWVGVATRAIPDPAPGTGTRTRIVDGLVAGVEAFRAHPLFRKIVDVDPELLLPYVLDRRGASQQALLGLLADALREGHADGSVRPGHTERQARALLLTVQSFTLSLRTMTDEDDPELDSAAFLGELRTLLERTLTP; this is translated from the coding sequence ATGACGCCTATTCGTCACAACGGTTCAGGCGGCGGATCGGACAACGACGCCGTCCTCGACGCGGTCCGCGACTGTGTTCTGGCCGTCGGGGTGCGGCGCACCACGCTCGCCGACGTGGCCCGCCGCGCCGGGGTCTCCCGAATGACGCTGTACCGCCGCTGGCCGGACCTGCGGACCCTCGTGGGCGACCTGATGACGCGGGAGTGGGTCGGCGTGGCCACCCGGGCCATACCGGACCCCGCGCCCGGCACCGGCACGCGCACCCGGATCGTGGACGGACTGGTGGCCGGGGTCGAGGCCTTCCGGGCCCACCCGCTCTTCCGCAAGATCGTCGACGTCGACCCGGAACTGCTCCTGCCGTACGTCCTCGACCGGCGCGGCGCGAGCCAACAGGCACTGCTGGGCCTGCTGGCCGACGCGCTGCGCGAGGGCCACGCGGACGGTTCGGTACGGCCCGGCCACACCGAACGGCAGGCCCGGGCACTGCTGTTGACCGTGCAGTCCTTCACCCTGTCCCTGCGCACGATGACCGACGAGGACGACCCGGAGCTGGACTCGGCCGCCTTCCTCGGCGAGCTGCGCACCCTCCTGGAGAGGACCCTGACGCCATGA